Part of the Granulicella cerasi genome is shown below.
GGCTGGGATGGTGGCGATCCGCTACACCGACCACGAAGCGTTCGTGCGCGAGATGTCCGCACCTGGGCTTGCGGAGTTGCTCAAGCCTTAAGGCCCGATCGCTTGAGGCTTCGCTGAAATCTTTCTCGCGAAGCGCTCCCAGATCGGGACATTCCACAAAAAATCCGTACACTGTACGAAGATCAGACACAATCTAAACTCCATCTTCCATTGGTATAGAAGGACAGGCTGCACCTTGCGCTTCGCCGCAGCCACTTGCCACGATGAAGAACATCATTCGACGTACGTTCGCGTTTGCCGTGCTCTTTGGTTGCGCAATTCTGGCCGCAGCACAGGCCACCAATAATTCTCAGAGCCTCGCCACGCAAGGCTTGCTCGCGGCCAACGGCAAGGGCGGCTTCAAGGCTGCAGCCTTCCTCCCCGATGGCAGCCTTGTGCTGCTCGTCGATCAAGGCGATGGCCTTCGCCTGCGCAAGACGGATGCGAGCGCCACAACTCTCCTCGCCAGTGCGCAACAAGGTGCTGCAGGCGATGCGGGCATCGCGATGGCGACCGACGCCACAGGCAATATCTACGTCACCGGCACGAGCACCTCGGGTCAGTTGAACGGTACAGCGGGCGTTGCCTTTCCCTCTCGCGCCGACACTTCGACGAACTCCTTCCTCGCGAAGTTCGATAGCAATCTCAATCTGTTGTTCCTCAGCTTCCTGGGATCTGGCAGGACCGCCGCCACAGCCATCGCCGTGACGAATGATGCTCTCTTCGTCACAGGCGTCACCTACAACACCGCATTTCCCGTAACGGCCGCTGGCATTCAGCAAACGCCCGCGAGCGGAAGCAGTGGTAACGGCTTCGTGGAGCGTTTCACGACAAACGGCTCAACGCTCGTGTATGCGACGTACCTCACAGGCGTCGGCGGCAGCACGTCCCCTGCGGCCCTCGCGGCCGACAGCAGCGACAACGCTTATGTCGCTGGCACCACCACCTCGAGCGGTTATCCCACGCTGAACGCGCTGGCGCCAGCGATCTTTGGCGCAACCTCGGGCTTCCTCTCCAAACTCACGCCAGCAGGCGACGGCTTCCTCTTCTCCACATTCGTGGCTGGCGGTGGTCTCACGAGCCTCGCGTATGACGCGAGCAGTAGTACGCTGCTCGCCAGCGGCAGCTTCGCGCTGGGGCAATTCCCCATTGGCAACGTCAGCGGCCCTCTAGTAGCGACGAGTTACCAATCCTTCGCAAGGCTCTCGCTCGACGGGCAAAGCATCGTATCGTCGGGCGTCGTTGCTCCCGGAAATGCATCGCTCATCACTCCGGGAAGCAACGGCACAGCGTGGGTGGCTGGCGCGCTTTCCCTGCCGTTCTTCGGCGCGAATGCGACACCGCTTGCGCCCTTTGGTGACAGCTTCCTCGCACACCTCACCGCAGACGGCACTCTCGACAAGACCGCTCGTACCGGCGCGATGCAAGCCGACAACGCGGCCTACGCAGGCGCGAGCACGCAAGCGTTCGCACCTGCGATCTCCGGCAGTCTCGTCGCCCTTCCTCTGCAGCTCACGACTTCGCTTGACCCCTCACTGGTCGCAAGCGAACGCTTTGACCTGCCATTTTTGAACGCCCCGAGTAACGCGCTGCCATCGACCGCGAGAGACGCCGTCAGCAGTTGCACCAGCGGACGCTGCACTGCCACCTCAGGACTGCTGGCCGAATGGAACTTCGCAGCCAACGCGCCGTCGCTCACGCTCTCTACTGACGACTTGCCGAACGTCACGCTGCGCAATCAAGGTTCTACAGCGGCGACGGGGATCGCGATCGCCGTGAGCGGCTACACGCAATGGAACAACTGCGGCGCAACGCTCGACGTAGCGGCGCAATGCAGCATCGCGCTCTCCGGAAGCGGTCCAGGAACGCTGACCGTCTCAGCGTCGAACGCGACCGCTGCAAGCGCGAGCCTGGGAACGACAACGCTGAGCGCAGATCCGATTGCGCTCTCCAGCAACGAGCTCGACTTCGGCGTATCCACCGCAAGCGTTCCCACGGCACGCACACTGACGATCACCAACCTCACAGCGTCCACGGTGACCTTCTCGTCAGGAGCGGATGGTGGCAGCTCTACAAAGTACAGCCTCGCGGAAAGCAGCTCCGACTGCGCATCCGGCGGATCGGCTGGCAAGCACAGCCTCGCCGCCAACGCAGTCTGTCACCTCACGCTAACGCTGACAGCCTCGAGCAGTGCAAGCAACGATGGCATCGTCTCCGCAACGTGGCTCGTCGGCACTCGCGACGTCGCGCTCACCGGCTTCACACAGGCCGCCGCGTTATCGCTCTCCGCCACAGAGCTCGACTTCGGCACGCAGTATAGCGGCGCGAACGCTCTGCGGTTGCCGCGCTATCTCTTTCTCTCCAACAGCACCGATGCTGCGCTGCCCCACACGTCGTTGACGCTTCCGTCCACGACAGCGTTCACCGCAACAGACGCGTGCCCCGCGTCGCTTGCTCCACACAGCGTCTGCCGCATCACGTTCGGCTACAACGCGGGCACGGCCCCCTCGCGCGACACACTGACGGTGAGCGTCGACGGCATTGCAGTCCTGCTGACTGGAACCACGCTGCAGCCTGCAAGCGTGAACGGGAGCACCGCCAACCCGAACCTGAGCGTTACGCCGACAACTCTGAACTTCGCAACAGACGTTGCAGTGACGAGTGTTTCGACCGCGAGCCAAACGGTTACGGTCAAGAACTCCGGCAGCGCTGCCATGGCACTAAGCATTGCCTCCAGCAGCGAGTTCCCGATCGTGAACGGTTGCCCAGCCAGCCTTGCCGGAAGCGCGTCATGCACGTTGAGCGTCAGCTTTGCGCCAGCGAACGCAGGCACGCGACAAGGGCTGCTCGCGATCGCCGGCGGAAGTGGTTTTGCTCCCGTCTATGTGAGCTTGAGCGGCACAGGGACTGCGTTGCTCGCAGCGAACAATGGCACACTCGACCTCGGCCAGACCTACGTCGGCGAGCCGCTCGTGGCCTGGTACAAAGTGCAGCAGGCTTACAGCACGCTCAGCGCGACCGTCTCCGGTACAGGATACGGAATCGCCTTCGTGAATGACGCGGGCAGCGGACACGGATCGCTCTCCGCATCCAGCTTTGCGACGAGCGCCAGCATCAACTGCTCCAACTGCTGGATCGGCATCCAGATGCTGCCCGGAGCGGCAGGGGCACAAGCCGGAACTCTCTCCTTCACCTCGAGCAGCGGAGGCAACGCGTACGTCGTTGGCCTTACGGCGACGGCGCTCCCTGTTCAGGGCCTGCTGCTCACGCCGCTCACGCAAGACTTCGGCACGATCAACGTCGGATCATCCACGCCCCCTGTCACCTTCACGCTCGCTAACCTTGTGGGGAGCGCGGCTCTCGCCAATATCCAGAGCGTCACGACGACCGGCGACTTCATCGTCGCGACAAACACGACCGGTGGCCCATCCTGCTCAGGCGCACTCGCGTCCACAGCCGCTTGCTACATCAACGTCATCTTCGCGCCGACAGCTCTCGGCCAGCGTACAGGCACGCTCACGGTCACGACGGATCAGGGCGCGGTCACCGCCGCGCTCGCGGGCTACGCGTCTGCAAGCGCCGGTGTCTCCGTTACGCCATCTTCCCTCAACTTCGACAACATTCCGGGGAGTGCAGCCACGCAGCAGACGCTCACGCTTTCCAACACAGGACAGACGAGCGTTCTCATCGGCACACCAAGCTCCTCAAGCAGCGCGTTTGCCATCAGCACCCTTTGCAATTCACTCGCGGCGGGATCCCTCTGCACGATGAGCGTCACGTTCACACCACAAGCAGGGCCTACTAGTGGGACGCTTACGATCCCCGTCACCACCACGGCGAACGGCCAAACGCTGACCAGCAATCTTTATGTCGCGCTGAATGGGGATTACGCGGCCGTCACAGCGGGCCTTCGCATCCTGCCGGACGTCTCAAATTTCGGCGCCCAAGCCACCAGTACTCTCGGCCTGACGCGCCAGTTCACTGTAATGAACTTCTCGCCAAAGGCGCTGGCGCTCCATCTCACGATGCCGCAGCAGTTCCCTCTCAGCACAGCCTCCAACTGCGCGACTCTCGCCCCCTCCAGCTCCTGCGTTTTCTCAGCGAGTTTTCTGCCGAACGTGACCGGCGAAGCGACAGGCAGTATCTACGTGGACGGCGTACCCACCGACGGAACCGCCACGCTCGAGGCGCTCAGCTACCTGATCGGCTACGGCAACGGCAGCGGCTCTCTGCAGATTTCCGGCAGTACGCTCATCCCCACAGTCGGACTCTCCTTTGGGCAACTGAGCTCCGGGCAAAGCGCACAGCAAGCGATCACGCTCACCAACGTCGGCAGCGCTTCCGTCGCCATTCATCACATCAGCAGCGAACCGCCGTTCTTCAGCACAACGACCTGCGGTGCGACACTTGCTACCAATGCCAGCTGCAACGTGAGCATCAACTATGCGCCGACGTACTCATCAAGCAGTGGTACGGCCGCACTCCCGCAGACAGCGACACTGACCGTCGACAGCGACGCTGCATCTTCACCGAACACGTTAAACATGACCGGCACAGTGCTTCCAACGACCTCCGCTGGAAGCACTGCAGTGCTCTCCACTTACAGCCTGAGCCAGGGAGCACTGACCTTCAGCAACACAACGGTCGGGAACATCTCGCCGGTACAAACGATTACGCTCACGAACACCGGCAACATGACGTTGCACCTCTCGCAGATACTCACTCCTGCGGACTTCCAAAGTACTTCAACCTGTTCGACGGTGCTCGCGGGCGCAAGCTGCAACATCAACGTGAGCTTTGCTCCCACAACCGCGTCGACATCGACCATCCGCTCGGGGGCGTTACAAATCGCCTCTGACTCGACGAACTCGCTACAGTACGTAACGCTGGTCGGCACCTCGTCCGCCGCGCCGCTTACGCTCTCGCCAACCGTACTGGACTTCGGCGCCGTGAACGTCAACGGCGCCAGTACGCTCAACGTCATCGCTACCAACACCGCCGCCACGCCTGTCGTCTTCAACAATGTCACTGTCAGCGGGGACTACACCACAGCGCGCGGCACCTGCCCGCTCAATGGAGATTCCCTCGCCGCCGGATCGAATTGCGCGCTCACCGTCACCTTCAAGCCCACAGCCGTCGGAACCCACACCGGTGCCTTGCAGCTTGCGACGAATGCGACACAGCAAGCGCTCACGGTCTCGCTCACGGGCATCGGAGTAAGCGGCCAACTGCTTGCATCGCCCAGCGCACTCAGCTTTGGCAACATCCTCGTCGGTGTCACCTCACAGCTCACGCTCACGCTGACGAACTCCGGGCAGGCGTCTGTCACGGGTATTCGATCTGCCATGATTGGAAGCAACGCAGCAGACTTTACCGTGGTCTCGCCGTGTAGTGTCACCGCGCTGGCACCGAACCAGGGCTGCACGTTGGTCGTGGCGTTCACCCCCTCCGCTGCGATCGCTGAGTCCGCAACCCTGAGTCTCGCGAGCAGCGATCCCAACACACCGCTGACGATTCCGCTGACGGGCACGGGCTTCGCCGGCAGTGGAAGCTTTACGCTCACAGCCACCGGTGGCCTCAGCACCGCTGCAGCGACGGTGAAGACGGGCTTCCCAGCCGCGTATGGGCTCACGCTTACGCCAAGCGGAGGCTACGCGGGCGAAGTGACGCTCACCTGCACGGCGCTCGTGGCTGTGCCTTATGCAGGCTGCTCGCTAGTGCCATCGCGTGTCACGCTCAACGGACCTACCGCGCAGAGCATCACCGCAAACATCACCACCGTCACATCGATGGCGACACGCAAGCTGGCGTTGACGTCGTTCTTCACTTTGCTGATTGCGAGCACTTTCGCAGTTCGCCGACGGCGAGTACCGTGGCTCGTGTGCTGTGTTCTGCTGACGGCGCTGACCGTGACAAACGGCTGCGGCGGCGGAGCCTCGGGCAATCCGAATCTCCGCTACACCCCAGCCGGAACGTACCAGTATCAGATCACGGCAAGTTCTACGAACGGCAGCAATGTCTCGAGCACCGTAACGCTGAGTCTTACCGTGCAGTAGTCGCGTGGAGCGGAACCTGCTCGACGATTTCGATTCCAAACCCGTGCAGCGCAGGCGCGTGGGTCGGGTGGTTCGTCAGCAGTCGGATGCGACGCACGCCGAGGTCAGAGAGGATCTGTCCGCCAAGGCCGGTCTCGCGCAGAATGCGCTGCGAGGTCGCCGCATTGCCAGCAGCCGCCACAGAAGGACGTCCCTGCTCGCGGCGATGGAAGCCGAGGCGATGTGCGGCAGAGTCCACGGTGTAGCCACGTTGTCCGTTGTGCAGATACACCAACGCACCACGCCCAGCTTCTACGATCGCCTTCAGGCTGGCGTCCACGCTGTCGCGGCAATCGCATAGCGTCGAACCGAAGACCGATCCCATAACGCAGTGCGTATGCACGCGCACCAGCACAGGCTCATCGGAGTGCGCGTCGATGTCGCCGTACACCAATGCCAGATGAGATTCACGCTCGGACGAGCCGCCAATGCCCGCCTCAGACTCGAACGCAATCGTGCGGAACTCGCCATGCTCGGTCGGCAGTTGCGACTCACCAACGCGATGCACGTAGCGCTCATGCTGCATGCGATAGCGAATCAACTCCGCCACCGTCACCAGCTTCAGATCGTGCTCGGCACAGAAGAGCTTGAGGTCCGGCAGACGCGCCATCTCGCCGTCATCATTGATGATTTCGCAGATCACGCCCGCAGGAATCAGTCCTGCCATGCGCGCCAGATCAACCGAGGCTTCGGTTTGGCCAGCGCGAACAAGCACGCCGCCCTTCTTCGCGCGCAGCGGAAAGACATGACCCGGACGCGATAGATCCTGCGGCGTCGATCCCGGTGCAATCGCCACCTGGATGGTGTGTGCGCGGTCGGCGGCGGAGATACCCGTCGTCACGCCTTCGCGCGCTTCGATCGAAACCGTGAACGCTGTACCAAAGCGCGAAGAGTTTTCAGGAACCATGGGGTCGAGACGCAGTGCGTCGGCGCGCTCCTCGGTAAGCGTCAGGCAGATCAGGCCGCGGCCGTACTTCGCCATGAAGTTGATCGTCTCCTGCGTCGCAAACTCAGCGGCCAGCGTGAGGTCGCCCTCATTCTCGCGGTCTTCATCGTCGATCACGACGACCATCTTGCCCGCGCGCATATCGGCGATCGCTTCTTCGACGCTCGAAAAGCCTACTTCCACTTCGCTCATACCCACTCTCTCCGCTCAAACGAAACGGCACGGCATAAGATCGCCGCGCCGATTTCTCATTCACTTGTTTGGATGCTCCAGCCTACAGCGTCGACTCAATCTCAAAGCCCCACGCCTCCAGCAGCGCCTCGGGGATGTACTTCGAGTTCTTGTTGCGACGAGCCCACTCGCGAAGACGCGTGGAGCGGATGTACTGGTCCGGCGTCAGCTTGTATTCCTTGACGACCTGCTCAAAGGACGTGATGGTCGGGATGACGGGGCCGATCGGCTCCGGCTTACCCCAGTTTGGGTTACCGCGACGTTTTGCCATGAAGATCCTTTCTGCTGGTTGCGCTCCGGAAATTGCACATCGGACGCAACAGTTTATGATACCCCGATTCGCCCTTCAAACTCAACTCCTGCGCGGCTTTCCAGCACTTGTGCGCACGCTTGTATCTGCATCGATTCCCTTCCGCTGCCTACGCTTCGCAGCGGTGAACATTATGCGAAGATATCGAAGGCAGACATGGCTCAAAACAGTACTCAACGCGATCTCCCTCAACTGCTGCACGAGGTCTTCGGACATCGCGAGTTCCGTCCGCATCAGCAGAAGGTCTGCGAAGCGGGCGCGGAGGGCCGCGATGTGCTCGTCGTGATGCCCACGGGCGCTGGCAAGAGTCTCTGCTATCAGCTTCCGGCCCTCGCGCGCGGCGGCACAGCGCTCGTCATCTCCCCGCTCATCGCGCTGATGGACGACCAGGCCACGAAGCTCGAGTCGCTCGGCCTCCGCGTGGCGCGCATCCATTCAGGCCGCCCGCGCGAAGAGTCGCGCCAGGCCTGCCGCGACTACCTCACCGGCGAGCTCGACTTCCTCTTCATCGCCCCTGAACGCATGCGCGTCCCCGGCTTCCCGGAGATGCTGGCCAAGCGCAAGCCCGCACTCGTCGCCATCGATGAAGCGCATTGCATCTCGCAATGGGGCCATGACTTCCGCCCCGACTATCGCACCCTCGGGCAGTGGCTTCCGGCCCTGCGTCCGTCGCCGATCATGGCGCTTACCGCGACCGCGACGCCGAGCGTTCAGCGCGACATCGCCGCGCAACTCGACCTGCAGAACCCGGCCATCTTCATCACGGGCTTCCGTCGTGACAATCTCGCCGTTGAAGTCATCGAGATGTCCAAGCCGCAACGCGCTGACTTCGCCGCAAAGCTGCTGAAGGACGACGCCGCACGCCCCGCCATCGTATACGCAGGTTCGCGCAAGCAGGCTGAGGAACTCGCGGACAAACTCGGCCGACACTTCCCTGTCGCCGCCTATCACGCAGGTCTCGACGCCTCTACGCGCGAGCGCGTGCAACGAGCTTTCCTCACTGGCAAGCTCGAAGTCGTCGTTGCGACCGTCGCATTCGGCATGGGCGTCGATAAAGCCGACGTTCGTACGGTCGTCCACGTCGCGCTGCCCGGCTCCGTCGAAGCGTACTACCAGGAGATCGGCCGCGCCGGACGCGATGGGCAGCCTTCGCGCACCGTGCTTCTGCACAATTTCGCCGACCGCAAACTGCAGGAGTTCTTCCTCGAGCGCAACTACCCGCCGACCAACGACCTCGAACGCGTAGCCCGCATTCTGCCGCCGGAGTTCACGCCAATCGACGCGCTGCACAACCTGTTGCGCAAGCAGAAGGACATGATGGACCGCGAGACGCTTGATCGCTCCATCGAAAAGCTGCTCGCCAGCGGACTCGCGCTCATGGACATCGAAGGCAACGTGCGAGATGCGGGCGAATCGGCCGACGGCGGTGCATGGCAGAAGAACTACGAGTTGCAGGTCGCCAGCCGTCGTACGCAGATAGACCGCATGATCCGCTTCGCCGAGTCCACGGACTGTCGCATGAGGATGCTCGTCGAGCACTTCGGCGATCAGAGCGATCGCCAGCAAAGCTGCGGCATCTGCGACATCTGCAATCCCTCCGCCGGGCAGGCCAGCGCGCAACACGTTGCCACCGATGACGAGAAGCGCTCACTGCTCCGCATCCTCGATGCGCTGAGCGACCGCGCCACCTCGACCGGCAAACTCTTCACCGAACTCCGTCTCACCAGCGATCGCAAAGAGTTCGACGCACTGCTCGACGGTCTCGCACGGGCTGGCCTCATTCGCCTCAAGAACGACACCTTCACCAACGGCGAAGGCAAAGAGATCACCTACCGCAAGGCCGAGATCACCCTCGAAGGCCGCGAGCCGGATGACCGCGCACTGAACACCGTTTGGATTCGCGGCACTTCTGTCAGCGGCTCGAAATCATCCTCGCGATCCAAGTCATCCTCGTCCCGCAGCGGTTCCGCGAAACGCGCTCCTGTTGATGATCAGGAAGAGCTCACCGGGGAGAGCGCAGAAACCTTCGAACGTCTCCGCTCCTGGCGCACCGCGACAGCGAAGCCGACGAACACGCCCGCATTCATGATCGTCACCGACAGCGTGTTGCGCGGCCTCGCAAAGGCACGTCCGAAGTCGCTCGCAGACCTGCTCAACATCCACGGCATGGGCCAGGCCAAGATCGATCGCTTCGGTGCGGGCATCCTCGCGGCGATTCGCGGCGAGCACGCTGAAGCGCCCGCGTCCAAAGCCGCCAGGCCGTCAAAGCCATTGCCCAGCAAGCCTGTCGTGGTCACTCGCGCAGAGCCGGCAGCACCGCGCCCGACGAACGCGCCTCAGGCGAGAACCTTCCCCACAGCCAAGCCCGTCGCCACAGTTCGTCAGGAGATCCGGAACTCGCTCACCCCGAAGGTCGCCGACCTCACGCCAGAGCAGAAAAAGCTCGAGACGAGCCTGCGAGAATGGCGCATGGAGCGCGCCCGCGAAGCAGGGCTCCCGACATTTTTCATTGTGAGCGATACCGCGCTCCGCAGCATCGTAGAAGCTAAGCCGAGCAGCATGGACGAACTTCGTTCTCTGCACGGCATCGACCGGGAAAAGATCGAGCGCTTCGGCGCTGACATTGTGGCGATCAGCCGCGCATGAAAGGGATCACCATGGCAGAAGCAGGATTCGGCATCGCAATCATGGCCGCAGGAAAAGGAACGCGACTGAAGTCGCGCCGCCCCAAGGTGCTGCACGAAATTGGCGGCCGCGCCCTGCTGCTGCACGTCATTGCCGTTGCGGAAACGATCGCGCCTGCCAGCGAAATCCTCTGCATCGTCGGCCACGAAGCCGAGCGTGTTCGCTCCGCCGTGGAATCGACCGGCGTCCAGTTCGTACACCAGACCGAGCAGCGCGGCACCGGCCACGCGCTGCAAATGGTGAAGGCGTGGTTCACCACCAGCGGCGCAACATTGCCTGAAAACATCATGGTGCTCTCCGGCGACGTACCGCTGATCAAAGCCGAAACCCTGGCGCGCTTCGCCGCATTCCATCGCGAACATCACGCCGCGATGACGATCCTCACCGCGATCCCCAGCAATCCTTTCGGCTATGGACGCGTAAACCGCAAAGGCGCTGGCGAAGCGGATGTTCTCGGCATCGTCGAGCAGAAGGATCTTCCCAAGGGCGATGCAGGTTCTGCCGAAATCAACTCGGGCATCTACTGCTTCCAAACCGAGAAGCTCTTCGCAAAGCTCGATCAGCTCAACGACAAGAACGCGAGCGGAGAACTCTATCTCACCGACGTTGCAGGTCTGCTCGTCGCGGATGGAGAGAAGGTCGTTGCGACCGTCGCCGACAGCATCGACGAAGTGCTCGGCGCGAACACCATCGCCGAGATGATGCATCTGGACGCAGCGATGCGCCTCGACACAGCTCGCAAACTAATGGCGCAGGGCGTCACGATTTTCCGCCCCGAAACCTGCGTCATCGACTCCACCGTCACCGTAGGCCCTGACACGGTCCTCGAGCCGTATGTGCAGCTCCTCGGCAAAACGACCATTGGCACCGAGAGCCGTATCCGCTCATACTCCGTTGTGAAAGATTCGACGATCGGCGACAACGTCCTGCTGCGCAACGGCTGCATTCTCGAAGACTCAATCATCGGCGATGGCGCTCTGCTCGGGCCCTATGCGCACCTTCGCCCCGGCAGCGACATCGGCCCCGCGGCGCACGTCGGCAACTTCGTGGAAACGAAGAAGGTGAAGCTCGGCAAGGGCTCGAAGGCTAACCATCTGAACTACCTCGGCGATGCCGTCATCGGCGAAGGCGTCAACATCGGCGCGGGCGCGATCACCTGCAACTACGATGGCGTGCACAAGCACCAGACCACCATCGGCAACGGCGTTTTCGTCGGCTCCGACTCCACGCTCGTGGCTCCGGTCACCCTTGGTGACGGCTCTTACGTAGCGGCAGGCTCGTGCATTACAGATGACGTGCCCGCCGATGCGCTCGCACTGGGGCGCTCACGCCAAACGACCAAAGAAGGCTGGGTGAGCGCTCGCCGCAAGAAGCGTGAAGAGCTCGAGCCGAAGTAATTCTCAGCCGGCTGTGCCGTTTCGCGACACTCCGCAACGAATCGCGGCTTTGCCGATATAGACCGTGTTGGCGCTTCTCTGGCGCCGATTCTTACGAGGTCTACGCAGGCACATGAGCGCACTTTTCCCCAGTCGAGAACACATCCTGCTCGTCGAGCCAGACGGTCAGGCGCGCCTGGAAATGCTCGCGCTGCTCCGCACCAGCGGCCATGAGACCGCCGTCGCAGACACGGCCGCCTCCGCGCTCAGCTATCTTTACCGCCACCCGAACTGCCGCATCGTCCTGACCGAGGCCGCGCTGCCCGACCGCAGCGGCTTCCGCCTGCTGGATGACATTCGCCGCGCACACTTCGGCGTGGCCGTCGTCATCATGACGGCGAATCGCCATCCGCATCTTGCAATCCAGGCCTTCCGCCGCGGCGCAGCGGACATCCTCTTCAAGCCACTCACGCACTCGCTCACCAGCAACGTGCTCGAGAGCCTTCGCCTGCAGGAGCACACCCGCCGGCAGACCTTCAGCTACGTGCGTCAGCTCGAAAGCCTTGTCCACCACCGGACCAGCAAGCTTGAAGAGATCATGGAAGACCTCGAGCGCTCCTACGACATCACCATCGAAGCGATGGGCGATGCGCTCGACATGCGCGACGAAGAGACCGAAGGCCACTCCAAACGAGTCACGGCGTACACCGTGGCTCTTGCACGGCACATGAACCTCGATCGCGGGCAGCTCAAGACGATCGCCCGCGGGGCCTTTCTCCACGACATCGGCAAGATCGCGATCCCCGACTCCATCCTGC
Proteins encoded:
- a CDS encoding HD-GYP domain-containing protein, which codes for MSALFPSREHILLVEPDGQARLEMLALLRTSGHETAVADTAASALSYLYRHPNCRIVLTEAALPDRSGFRLLDDIRRAHFGVAVVIMTANRHPHLAIQAFRRGAADILFKPLTHSLTSNVLESLRLQEHTRRQTFSYVRQLESLVHHRTSKLEEIMEDLERSYDITIEAMGDALDMRDEETEGHSKRVTAYTVALARHMNLDRGQLKTIARGAFLHDIGKIAIPDSILLKPGRLSDEEMVVMRSHCEQGYRIVRKIPFLTEAAEIVLSHQERYDGSGYPRALVADEIPLGARIFAVADTLDAITSDRPYRRGRSFDEAYREIERCRGSQFDPDVIDAFLTLPGPTWPAIRAEVGRQTHAAELVRRAVAA
- the glmU gene encoding bifunctional UDP-N-acetylglucosamine diphosphorylase/glucosamine-1-phosphate N-acetyltransferase GlmU, which codes for MAEAGFGIAIMAAGKGTRLKSRRPKVLHEIGGRALLLHVIAVAETIAPASEILCIVGHEAERVRSAVESTGVQFVHQTEQRGTGHALQMVKAWFTTSGATLPENIMVLSGDVPLIKAETLARFAAFHREHHAAMTILTAIPSNPFGYGRVNRKGAGEADVLGIVEQKDLPKGDAGSAEINSGIYCFQTEKLFAKLDQLNDKNASGELYLTDVAGLLVADGEKVVATVADSIDEVLGANTIAEMMHLDAAMRLDTARKLMAQGVTIFRPETCVIDSTVTVGPDTVLEPYVQLLGKTTIGTESRIRSYSVVKDSTIGDNVLLRNGCILEDSIIGDGALLGPYAHLRPGSDIGPAAHVGNFVETKKVKLGKGSKANHLNYLGDAVIGEGVNIGAGAITCNYDGVHKHQTTIGNGVFVGSDSTLVAPVTLGDGSYVAAGSCITDDVPADALALGRSRQTTKEGWVSARRKKREELEPK